One window from the genome of Echinicola vietnamensis DSM 17526 encodes:
- a CDS encoding peptidase domain-containing ABC transporter: protein MKRTINELRKIHVQQLGEYSCGLACLSSLSAYYEGSISQEKLRESSGTTINGTTMLGLLQAAEKIGFEAKGFEADVDSLKGLSEPVILHVVMDGKQEHFVISYGLLEDRFVLGDPAKGILMYPENELEAIWQSKALLKIVPGANFQTHKIDKRNRWRWFKELIKEDIPILTVAMTLGILMALAGLSTAIFSQKLIDDFLPNMETEKIAIGFAALALLLGLRALLGYIQGVFMARQGKELNIRLVKSFVQKIIRLPIPVLNGYSTGDLVARMNDSMRIRKTVALLTGNVAINVLVVLVSMGYIFHLSWPIGLVCLVGLVFFTVVGIRFHKPILTFQKEVMQAHSQNEAQYLESLTGIHTVRSYSKEEVFKERINMVYELYQGKSYDLAIVANRFGFFTQLVSAVFLSLMFALGVWMILEGHLLLGELMAVLTVGGGIIPGAASLIIANIQLQEAKVAFDRLYEIASLEKENPGKDFGSKEKHSTKSDHQLTLEEVSFRFPGQKAILNNINFSLGQGEMLALFGQVGSGKTTLVNLLQGFYMPEKGCLKIGDKPMDSWLMEHWRKQVAVVSQTEKIFNTTILDNICLSHDVEEWRRCGEFLNQSGLERFFGQFDQGVMTLCGENGRNLSGGQRQLVAISRALYKQPKFLVLDEATSAMDFDTER, encoded by the coding sequence ATGAAAAGAACTATTAATGAACTACGGAAAATCCATGTCCAACAGCTGGGGGAGTACTCCTGTGGACTGGCATGTCTGAGCTCCCTTTCAGCATACTATGAGGGAAGTATCTCCCAAGAGAAGCTGCGGGAATCCAGTGGTACCACGATCAATGGAACCACTATGCTGGGACTTTTACAAGCAGCCGAGAAAATTGGCTTTGAAGCGAAAGGCTTTGAGGCGGATGTGGATAGCCTTAAGGGACTTTCCGAGCCGGTGATACTCCATGTGGTGATGGATGGAAAGCAAGAGCATTTTGTGATCAGTTATGGATTATTGGAGGACCGTTTTGTGCTGGGTGATCCTGCCAAGGGGATTTTGATGTATCCGGAAAATGAGCTGGAGGCGATATGGCAATCCAAGGCCTTGCTGAAGATCGTCCCTGGAGCGAACTTCCAAACCCATAAGATAGACAAAAGAAACCGATGGAGGTGGTTTAAGGAATTGATTAAGGAGGATATTCCTATTCTTACGGTTGCCATGACCTTGGGGATACTGATGGCTCTGGCAGGATTGTCCACCGCTATTTTTTCGCAAAAGCTGATCGACGATTTTTTGCCCAATATGGAAACGGAAAAGATCGCAATAGGATTTGCTGCTTTGGCTCTGCTGCTAGGGTTAAGGGCTTTGTTGGGGTATATACAAGGGGTTTTTATGGCCAGGCAGGGAAAGGAACTTAATATTCGGCTAGTAAAATCCTTTGTCCAAAAGATCATCCGCCTGCCGATCCCAGTCCTGAACGGTTACAGTACGGGAGATCTGGTGGCACGGATGAATGACTCCATGCGGATCCGGAAGACGGTAGCCCTGCTGACCGGGAATGTCGCCATCAATGTATTGGTGGTGCTTGTTTCCATGGGATATATTTTTCACCTCTCCTGGCCCATTGGATTGGTCTGTCTTGTTGGCCTGGTTTTCTTTACAGTAGTGGGGATTCGCTTTCATAAACCTATCCTAACGTTCCAAAAAGAAGTAATGCAGGCACATAGCCAAAATGAGGCCCAATACCTCGAATCGCTGACGGGAATCCATACGGTGAGGTCTTATAGCAAGGAAGAGGTGTTTAAAGAGCGGATCAATATGGTCTACGAACTGTACCAAGGAAAAAGCTATGATTTGGCCATTGTGGCGAATAGGTTCGGCTTCTTTACCCAACTGGTATCGGCGGTATTCCTGAGCCTGATGTTTGCACTTGGTGTATGGATGATCCTAGAGGGACACCTGTTACTCGGTGAACTGATGGCGGTGCTGACAGTAGGGGGAGGCATCATTCCCGGCGCAGCTTCCCTGATCATCGCCAATATCCAACTTCAGGAAGCTAAGGTGGCTTTTGACAGGCTGTACGAAATAGCATCCCTGGAAAAGGAAAATCCAGGGAAAGATTTTGGATCCAAAGAAAAACATTCTACTAAAAGTGACCACCAATTGACCCTGGAAGAGGTATCTTTTAGGTTCCCGGGACAAAAAGCGATTTTAAACAATATAAATTTCTCCCTGGGACAGGGCGAAATGTTGGCCCTTTTTGGCCAGGTAGGTTCAGGGAAAACCACGCTGGTCAACCTGCTACAGGGGTTTTATATGCCTGAGAAGGGATGCCTTAAAATTGGGGACAAGCCGATGGATTCATGGCTTATGGAGCACTGGAGGAAGCAGGTGGCGGTGGTATCCCAGACCGAAAAGATATTTAACACCACGATACTGGACAATATCTGCCTGAGCCATGATGTGGAAGAATGGCGACGTTGCGGGGAGTTTTTAAACCAGAGTGGGCTGGAAAGGTTTTTTGGGCAGTTTGATCAAGGGGTGATGACCCTGTGTGGAGAAAATGGCAGAAACCTCAGTGGAGGCCAGCGGCAGCTGGTGGCCATTTCCAGGGCACTCTACAAACAGCCGAAGTTCCTGGTACTGGACGAAGCCACTTCGGCGATGGATTTCGATACGGAGCGGTAG